One Ignavibacteria bacterium genomic window carries:
- a CDS encoding efflux RND transporter periplasmic adaptor subunit produces MKKTVRNISIVLIILAVGALLIIPKLLSTKSKEQGQQGAGDQTIPVDVYIANPVQLENQVSTGGTIVANEEVQIRSELTRKITGIYFKEGSYVPKGKTLFKLDDSDLLARLRKLDLQEELAIKTEQRDLELLNKGLATQEQYDITANQLATIRADRELVEVELSKTSIRAPFSGVTGFRNVSIGSLVTNANVLTTIQDIGRIKIDFSIPEKYIVAFKEGQQISFKVDGIDQNFTGTVVSYDPQLNENTRSILLRAIADNRGNRLLPGAFVKVNLELGSVSNALLVPSEAIIPKLKGQSIYILRNGVPKLTEVEIGARTEKDVQIITELGPGDTVITTNILRLRPNSKIKVVNVKQ; encoded by the coding sequence ATGAAAAAAACCGTAAGAAACATTTCCATTGTTTTAATAATACTTGCAGTTGGAGCATTGCTCATCATTCCAAAACTTTTATCAACAAAAAGCAAAGAACAGGGACAGCAGGGCGCAGGAGACCAAACCATTCCGGTTGATGTATATATTGCCAATCCTGTTCAACTTGAAAATCAGGTTAGCACAGGCGGAACAATTGTTGCTAACGAGGAAGTTCAGATAAGAAGCGAGCTTACAAGAAAGATAACGGGAATTTATTTCAAAGAGGGTTCATACGTTCCGAAGGGAAAAACTTTATTTAAGCTTGATGATTCGGATTTGCTTGCGCGTTTGAGAAAACTTGATTTGCAGGAAGAGCTTGCAATCAAAACCGAACAAAGAGATTTAGAACTTCTTAATAAAGGATTAGCTACTCAGGAACAATATGACATAACAGCAAACCAGCTTGCAACAATACGTGCAGATAGGGAGTTAGTGGAGGTTGAATTAAGCAAAACAAGTATTCGCGCGCCGTTTTCAGGTGTAACAGGTTTCAGAAACGTAAGCATCGGGAGTCTTGTAACAAATGCAAATGTTCTAACAACTATTCAGGATATAGGAAGAATCAAAATTGATTTTTCTATTCCGGAAAAATACATCGTTGCCTTTAAAGAAGGACAACAGATAAGTTTCAAAGTAGATGGCATTGACCAGAATTTTACGGGAACAGTTGTGTCGTATGACCCACAATTAAATGAAAACACACGAAGCATTCTATTAAGGGCTATTGCAGATAACAGAGGCAACCGTTTGCTTCCCGGAGCATTTGTGAAAGTGAACCTTGAGCTTGGGAGTGTAAGCAATGCATTGCTTGTTCCTTCAGAAGCGATTATTCCAAAACTAAAAGGGCAGAGTATTTATATTTTAAGAAACGGTGTTCCAAAATTAACCGAAGTTGAAATCGGCGCAAGAACGGAAAAAGATGTTCAGATAATAACTGAATTAGGTCCGGGTGATACGGTTATTACGACAAATATTTTAAGATTAAGACCAAATTCGAAAATTAAAGTAGTTAATGTTAAGCAATAA
- a CDS encoding 3-hydroxyanthranilate 3,4-dioxygenase, which yields MIQPINFQKWVEENRHLFKPPVGNKCIYDGDFIVMVVGGPNSRKDYHFQEGPEFFYQVEGDIEVGLIEDGKPRLVKIKEGEVFYVPSRVPHSPRRPAGTIGMVIERKRDPQEMDGFQWYCENCGEKLYEKFFKLENIVTQLPPILEEFYSSKELRTCKNCGTVMEPPPKIKS from the coding sequence ATGATACAACCGATTAATTTTCAAAAATGGGTAGAAGAAAACAGGCATTTATTTAAACCGCCTGTAGGAAATAAATGCATTTATGACGGTGACTTCATCGTGATGGTTGTCGGCGGTCCGAACTCAAGAAAAGATTATCATTTTCAGGAAGGTCCTGAGTTTTTTTATCAGGTCGAAGGTGACATCGAAGTCGGCTTAATAGAAGACGGGAAACCGAGACTTGTAAAGATAAAAGAAGGTGAAGTTTTTTATGTGCCTTCACGCGTTCCGCATTCACCGAGAAGACCGGCAGGAACAATAGGGATGGTCATTGAGCGAAAAAGAGACCCGCAGGAAATGGATGGTTTTCAGTGGTATTGCGAAAATTGCGGTGAGAAACTTTATGAAAAATTTTTCAAGCTGGAAAATATTGTAACTCAGCTTCCGCCGATACTCGAGGAATTTTATAGTTCAAAAGAACTTCGCACTTGTAAAAATTGCGGCACAGTTATGGAGCCGCCTCCAAAAATAAAATCTTAA
- a CDS encoding efflux RND transporter permease subunit codes for MSLSSVCIKRPVLSIVISILLVIFGIFGFMNLEVREYPNIDPPVITVNTSYPGANSEVIESQITEPLEQSINGIDGIRIMTSQSREQSSQISIEFDLSKDIDAAANDVRDRVSRVQRQLPPDITNPSIEKADADAVPILIVFVKSDSKDILEVNQFASNVIAERIQTIQGVSSVRIFGERKYAMRLRLNPDKLNAYNLTPVEVQRALERENVELPSGRVEGDNTELTIRTFGRLSTPDEFNKVIIKQEDGNIVRLDDIGYAEYGAENERNEVKGKGVLGVNIAVIAQPGANVLQISDEFNKRFNEIKAELPAGMDAELVFDFSTFVRKTVLEVEETIFIAFALVVLIIYLFLRDWRSTFIPVIAIPVSIIATFFIMYLAGFSINVLTLFGIILAIGLVCDDAIVVLENIYAKIEEGMDPMRAALKGSKEIFLAIISITVVLAAVFLPIMFLQGLTGRLFREFAVVIAGSVIISAFVALTLSPMLSSRLLKQHEPSWFYKKTEPFFQWLTNAYSKSLKAFMEVRWMAIILIFGIFGMIYWIGSSLKSELAPLEDRSNLRIQITAPEGSSFEFTQKYIREIGQYVIDSIPEAYFPTEIVAGGGGGGAVNTGVVNIYLIEPENRAKTQEDVFRKLSREVNQFSGVRASVSQPPTIGSRFGGQPVQMAILAQNFEKLTEALPRFLEEANKDPRLQFVDANLKINKPEITLSIDREKAADLGVSIEDVGRTLQVAFGGQRFGYFLKDGKQYEVIAQLNREYRDNPADLKSIFVKNANGDLVQLDNLVTLNEQAVPTQRFRYNRNVSATISGGLKPGYTIGDGNAAMKEIADRVLDETFSTAFTGQSKDFEESSSSLLFVFIFAIVIIYLVLAAQFESFIDPFIIILSVPLALAGALLSLWYFDMTLNVFSQIGMVMLIGLITKNAILIVEFANQKKAQGMDKISAVLQAAHQRFRPIIMTSLATLFGILPIAVGFGAGSRISLGIAVVGGLLFAGFLTLYVIPAIYSYLSSKKPSIAAIEEYEKSKQIDKDEELVLT; via the coding sequence ATGAGTTTATCGAGTGTTTGCATAAAGAGACCTGTATTATCAATTGTAATTTCGATTCTTCTTGTAATATTCGGAATTTTCGGATTTATGAATCTCGAAGTTCGTGAATACCCGAACATCGACCCGCCTGTTATAACAGTAAACACTTCGTATCCCGGCGCAAACTCTGAAGTAATCGAATCACAAATCACAGAACCACTCGAACAATCCATAAACGGCATTGACGGTATCAGAATCATGACAAGCCAGAGCCGTGAACAGTCAAGCCAGATAAGCATTGAATTTGACTTAAGCAAAGACATAGACGCAGCTGCAAATGACGTGCGCGACCGTGTGTCAAGAGTTCAAAGACAGCTTCCTCCGGATATTACCAATCCTTCAATTGAAAAAGCAGATGCTGATGCTGTACCGATTCTGATTGTATTTGTAAAGAGCGATTCAAAAGATATTCTTGAGGTAAATCAGTTTGCCTCGAACGTTATTGCTGAAAGAATTCAGACGATACAAGGCGTCAGCTCCGTGAGAATTTTCGGGGAAAGAAAATATGCAATGAGACTGCGGTTAAATCCTGATAAGCTTAATGCATATAATCTAACACCGGTAGAAGTTCAGCGTGCGCTTGAGAGAGAAAATGTTGAGCTTCCTTCAGGCAGAGTTGAAGGAGATAATACAGAGCTGACAATAAGAACATTCGGAAGATTATCAACACCGGATGAATTTAATAAAGTTATAATAAAGCAGGAAGACGGAAATATTGTCCGTCTTGATGACATTGGTTATGCGGAATACGGAGCCGAGAATGAACGAAATGAAGTAAAAGGCAAAGGCGTTCTTGGGGTAAATATTGCAGTCATTGCTCAGCCTGGGGCAAACGTTTTGCAGATTTCAGATGAATTCAATAAGAGGTTTAATGAAATAAAAGCAGAGCTTCCTGCCGGAATGGATGCAGAACTTGTCTTTGACTTTTCGACGTTCGTAAGAAAAACCGTTCTCGAGGTAGAAGAAACGATTTTCATTGCGTTCGCGCTTGTTGTTCTGATTATATATCTGTTTCTCAGAGACTGGCGCTCGACGTTCATTCCTGTTATTGCAATACCGGTATCAATCATTGCAACTTTTTTCATTATGTATCTTGCGGGATTTTCGATTAACGTGCTTACCCTATTCGGGATAATCCTTGCAATCGGGCTTGTTTGCGATGATGCTATTGTGGTACTTGAGAATATTTATGCAAAAATCGAAGAAGGCATGGACCCGATGCGAGCTGCACTAAAAGGTTCAAAAGAAATTTTTCTTGCAATCATTTCCATCACAGTTGTTCTTGCAGCTGTATTTCTTCCGATTATGTTTCTGCAGGGACTAACTGGAAGATTATTCAGAGAGTTTGCAGTTGTCATTGCCGGGTCTGTAATTATTTCGGCATTCGTTGCATTGACACTAAGTCCTATGTTGAGTTCAAGATTATTAAAACAGCACGAGCCAAGCTGGTTCTATAAAAAGACCGAACCATTTTTTCAATGGCTTACGAATGCATACAGCAAGTCACTCAAAGCATTTATGGAAGTCCGTTGGATGGCAATCATTCTCATATTCGGAATATTCGGAATGATTTACTGGATTGGCTCATCTTTAAAATCAGAACTTGCTCCGCTTGAAGACAGGTCTAATCTGCGGATTCAGATAACTGCACCTGAAGGTTCTTCATTCGAGTTTACGCAAAAATACATCAGAGAAATCGGGCAATATGTAATTGACTCGATTCCTGAAGCATATTTCCCAACTGAAATTGTTGCCGGAGGAGGAGGAGGCGGTGCTGTAAATACAGGTGTTGTAAATATTTATCTCATCGAACCTGAAAACCGTGCAAAAACACAGGAAGATGTTTTCAGAAAATTATCACGCGAAGTAAATCAGTTCTCAGGTGTGCGGGCTTCCGTTTCACAACCGCCGACAATTGGAAGCAGGTTTGGAGGTCAACCTGTTCAGATGGCAATACTTGCGCAGAATTTTGAAAAACTTACCGAAGCGCTGCCAAGGTTTCTGGAAGAAGCAAACAAAGATCCGCGACTGCAGTTTGTTGATGCAAACTTAAAAATCAATAAACCGGAGATTACTTTATCAATCGACAGAGAAAAAGCAGCTGACCTCGGAGTTTCAATCGAAGACGTTGGACGAACCCTTCAGGTTGCTTTCGGCGGACAAAGGTTCGGATATTTCCTTAAAGATGGAAAACAGTACGAGGTTATTGCACAACTTAATCGTGAATACAGGGATAATCCGGCGGATTTAAAATCCATTTTTGTTAAGAATGCCAATGGAGACCTTGTCCAGCTTGACAATCTTGTTACTTTAAATGAGCAGGCAGTTCCTACACAAAGATTCAGATATAACAGAAATGTTTCTGCAACGATAAGCGGCGGATTAAAACCGGGATATACAATCGGCGACGGAAATGCCGCAATGAAAGAGATTGCTGACAGAGTTTTAGATGAAACTTTTTCAACTGCATTCACCGGGCAGTCAAAAGATTTTGAAGAAAGCTCCTCAAGCTTGCTGTTTGTTTTTATTTTTGCAATTGTAATAATTTATCTCGTGCTTGCCGCTCAGTTTGAAAGCTTCATCGACCCGTTCATAATTATTCTTTCAGTTCCACTTGCTCTTGCAGGTGCATTGTTGTCGCTTTGGTATTTTGATATGACATTGAATGTCTTTAGCCAGATTGGGATGGTTATGTTGATAGGTCTTATAACCAAAAATGCAATTCTTATTGTTGAGTTTGCAAACCAGAAAAAGGCACAGGGAATGGATAAGATTTCTGCAGTCCTCCAAGCAGCTCATCAACGTTTCAGACCGATAATTATGACCAGTTTGGCAACATTATTTGGAATTTTACCAATTGCAGTAGGATTCGGCGCCGGAAGCAGAATATCGCTTGGAATTGCAGTTGTCGGCGGATTATTATTTGCAGGATTTTTAACACTATACGTTATCCCTGCCATTTATTCATATCTCTCAAGCAAAAAGCCAAGCATTGCTGCAATCGAGGAATATGAAAAGAGCAAACAAATAGACAAAGACGAAGAACTTGTTCTGACTTAA
- a CDS encoding ABC transporter substrate-binding protein: MKKIFPFLVFILLFSSNVFAVNEIKVGALLSLTGDWSSLGQTSKAAIELAVSDINKFYQSIGSNTKISLRIEDTKLDPQTAYEKLQQLNKAGYKIIIGPQSSAEILGLKKYADENGILIISMGSTASNLSTPNDNIFRMCPDDFQEAKAIVSLIQDDGIKYIIPVYRLDIGNEGLYKSVYDVANEEKLFLTEPVSYTADATQFANVLELVKNKITEATSKFPLAQVGIYLAAFDENMELFREASTIPELSRVKWYGSDGAALSNVLISNSVASDFAIKADYPCPIFGLDNNASEKWMPVKRAVQDMTGIEPDAFALSAYDAMWLIITAQTMNNFSGDINKIKSSLIQSASNYYGLTGWTHFNAAGDRQFGNFDYWIVKKNDDGTYSWVKVESYNGMSGDIIGN, from the coding sequence ATGAAAAAAATATTTCCCTTTTTAGTATTTATTCTTTTATTTAGCTCAAATGTTTTTGCAGTTAATGAAATAAAAGTTGGTGCTTTGCTTTCGCTTACGGGCGATTGGTCATCGCTCGGTCAAACCAGTAAGGCTGCCATCGAGCTTGCCGTAAGTGACATCAATAAATTTTATCAAAGCATCGGTTCAAACACGAAGATAAGTCTAAGAATTGAAGATACAAAACTTGACCCGCAGACTGCTTATGAAAAGCTTCAGCAATTAAATAAGGCAGGATATAAAATAATAATCGGTCCTCAGTCGAGCGCTGAAATCCTCGGATTAAAAAAATATGCAGATGAAAACGGAATTCTAATTATCAGCATGGGAAGCACTGCAAGCAATTTATCAACTCCGAATGATAACATTTTCAGAATGTGCCCTGATGATTTTCAGGAAGCCAAGGCAATTGTGTCATTAATTCAGGATGATGGGATTAAGTACATAATTCCGGTTTATCGCCTTGATATCGGGAATGAAGGTTTATATAAATCCGTTTACGATGTTGCTAATGAAGAGAAATTATTCTTAACAGAGCCGGTCAGTTATACAGCAGATGCAACTCAGTTTGCTAATGTTCTGGAACTTGTGAAAAATAAAATCACAGAGGCAACATCTAAGTTTCCTTTGGCACAGGTTGGTATTTACCTTGCGGCATTTGATGAAAATATGGAGCTTTTCAGAGAAGCTTCTACAATTCCGGAGCTTTCAAGAGTTAAATGGTATGGCAGTGACGGCGCAGCGTTGAGCAATGTTTTAATTTCAAATTCGGTTGCGTCGGATTTTGCAATCAAAGCAGATTATCCCTGCCCCATTTTTGGTTTGGATAATAATGCTTCTGAAAAATGGATGCCCGTGAAACGTGCAGTTCAGGATATGACAGGTATCGAACCCGATGCGTTTGCATTATCGGCATATGATGCAATGTGGCTTATCATTACAGCACAAACAATGAATAATTTTTCCGGCGACATTAATAAAATTAAATCTTCACTCATTCAAAGCGCATCTAATTATTATGGTTTAACCGGATGGACTCATTTCAATGCTGCAGGCGACAGACAGTTTGGAAATTTTGATTATTGGATTGTGAAGAAAAATGATGACGGAACTTATTCATGGGTCAAAGTCGAATCTTATAATGGAATGAGTGGAGACATAATCGGCAATTAA
- a CDS encoding amidohydrolase family protein produces the protein MKPKKIDIHTHILPENWENLRDKYGYGGFVSLEHHKPCCAKMMIDGKFFREIQSNTWDAKERIKDCDKSHVDVQVLSTVPVMFSYWAKPKDALDLSRFLNDHIAEVVKDYPDRFIGLGTLPMQAPDLAIKEMERCIKELGLKGIEIGTHINGWNLNEESLYEFYKAAEDLGAALFVHPWQMMGKDRMPKYWLPWLVGMPAETALAICSMMFGCIFDKFPKLKVCFAHGGGSFPFTFGRIKHGFDVRPDLVAVDNCISPEKYLGRFYLDSLTHSSDALNYIIKLIGDDKVILGSDYPFPLGEPNPGELIESMDELSEETKAKILGKNAEKFLS, from the coding sequence GTGAAGCCCAAAAAAATCGACATACATACTCACATTCTTCCAGAGAACTGGGAGAATCTCCGTGATAAATACGGATATGGAGGTTTTGTTTCTCTTGAACATCATAAACCTTGCTGCGCAAAGATGATGATTGATGGAAAATTTTTCCGTGAAATTCAATCAAACACTTGGGATGCAAAAGAACGAATCAAAGATTGTGATAAATCACATGTTGACGTTCAGGTGCTTTCGACTGTGCCTGTGATGTTCAGCTACTGGGCAAAACCGAAAGATGCGCTCGACCTTTCAAGATTTTTAAATGACCATATTGCGGAGGTTGTGAAAGATTATCCCGATAGATTTATTGGACTTGGAACTCTCCCGATGCAAGCACCTGATCTTGCAATAAAAGAAATGGAACGATGTATCAAAGAGTTGGGATTAAAAGGAATTGAAATCGGAACGCATATTAATGGATGGAATTTAAATGAAGAAAGTCTTTATGAGTTTTATAAAGCAGCGGAAGATTTAGGCGCGGCTTTGTTTGTTCATCCCTGGCAGATGATGGGAAAGGACAGAATGCCGAAATATTGGCTCCCGTGGCTTGTAGGGATGCCTGCTGAAACCGCGCTTGCAATCTGCTCGATGATGTTCGGATGCATTTTCGATAAGTTTCCCAAGCTCAAAGTCTGCTTCGCACACGGCGGCGGGTCGTTTCCGTTCACGTTCGGAAGAATAAAGCACGGTTTCGATGTCCGCCCCGACTTGGTTGCAGTCGATAATTGCATATCGCCTGAAAAATATCTCGGAAGATTTTATCTTGATTCGTTAACGCATTCATCCGATGCATTGAATTATATAATAAAACTAATCGGCGACGATAAAGTAATTCTTGGTTCCGATTATCCTTTCCCGCTCGGCGAACCTAATCCGGGTGAGTTAATCGAATCAATGGACGAGCTTTCAGAGGAAACTAAAGCAAAAATTTTGGGTAAAAATGCAGAGAAATTTCTCTCATAA
- a CDS encoding replication-associated recombination protein A, whose translation MNGLFPEEEPKKNKTGNQPLSERMRPKTLDEFVGQQHLVGQGKSIRILIENNEPVSMILWGPPGVGKTTLALIIANSVKANFIQLSAVSSGVKDVRDAIAKAEFTLKNTGKKTILFIDEIHRFNKAQQDSLLQSVEKGIITLIGATTENPSFEVIPPLLSRCRVFILEELTQEDFLFLLDNALKNDVELSKKKIEIESKEILIQFSAGDARRLLNGLELAIKLQKPDTDGVIKITNEILKEAFQTKYAKYDKGAEEHYNIISAFIKSVRGSDPDAAVYWMARMLKGGEDPKYIARRMIILASEDIGNADPYALTLATSAFTAIDYIGMPEAQIVLAQAATYLAAAPKTNSAVVAIGQANSDVENLPAYGVPIHLRNAPTKFMKGLGYGKEYKYSHNYEENFEIQDYLPEEIKDKIYYHPNEQGEEAKIRERLNKLWGEKKKR comes from the coding sequence ATGAACGGACTTTTTCCTGAAGAGGAACCAAAGAAAAATAAAACCGGTAACCAGCCGCTTTCCGAAAGAATGCGTCCGAAAACTCTCGATGAGTTTGTCGGACAGCAGCATCTTGTCGGACAGGGAAAATCCATACGCATATTAATAGAAAACAACGAACCTGTCTCTATGATTCTCTGGGGTCCACCGGGAGTCGGCAAAACAACTCTTGCGCTGATAATTGCAAATTCAGTCAAAGCAAATTTCATTCAGCTTTCCGCAGTGAGCTCGGGAGTGAAAGACGTGCGTGATGCAATTGCAAAAGCGGAGTTCACTTTAAAAAACACCGGGAAGAAAACAATTTTATTCATTGATGAAATTCATCGTTTCAACAAAGCACAGCAGGATTCATTGCTGCAAAGTGTTGAAAAAGGAATTATAACTTTAATCGGTGCAACAACTGAGAATCCTTCGTTTGAGGTTATTCCGCCTTTGCTTTCAAGATGCAGAGTTTTCATTTTGGAAGAACTTACGCAGGAAGATTTTTTATTCTTGCTTGACAATGCTCTTAAAAATGATGTGGAGCTTTCAAAGAAAAAAATTGAAATCGAGAGTAAAGAAATTTTAATTCAATTTTCTGCGGGTGATGCAAGACGGCTGCTTAACGGACTTGAGCTTGCTATTAAGTTACAGAAACCTGATACAGATGGAGTGATAAAAATCACAAATGAAATTTTAAAGGAAGCGTTTCAGACTAAGTATGCAAAATATGACAAAGGTGCAGAAGAGCATTATAATATTATTTCGGCATTCATAAAAAGCGTTCGCGGCTCCGACCCTGATGCGGCGGTTTACTGGATGGCAAGAATGTTAAAAGGCGGAGAAGACCCGAAATACATAGCGCGCAGAATGATTATTCTTGCAAGCGAGGACATCGGCAATGCCGACCCATATGCGCTAACTCTCGCAACGAGTGCGTTCACGGCTATTGATTATATCGGGATGCCCGAAGCACAAATTGTTCTTGCGCAGGCGGCAACATATCTTGCAGCAGCTCCAAAGACAAATTCAGCAGTTGTTGCTATCGGTCAGGCAAACAGCGATGTTGAAAATCTCCCGGCTTACGGTGTGCCGATTCATCTGCGAAATGCTCCGACAAAATTCATGAAAGGTTTGGGTTACGGAAAAGAATATAAATATTCGCATAACTATGAGGAAAATTTTGAGATTCAGGACTATCTGCCGGAAGAAATAAAAGATAAAATTTATTACCATCCTAATGAGCAAGGCGAAGAAGCAAAAATCCGTGAGCGGTTAAATAAATTATGGGGAGAGAAAAAGAAGAGGTAA
- a CDS encoding class I SAM-dependent methyltransferase, producing the protein MNSSTTRFSDRVENYIKYRPSYPEEIISYLVKEGILKPGYVIADIGSGTGISSEIFLKESYEVIGVEPNKEMREAAEKFLSGYKNFKSVDGTAEETTLTSDSIDLIICAQAFHWFDVEKARKEFKRILKQGKYVSLIWNVRREDTDFLKDYESLLQKFGTDYKEVKHNNITNDVIRKFFGSEMNIKVFYNVQLFDFEGLKGRLLSSSYAPNENDPKSSIMLKNLKEIFEKHQTNGKVAFEYDTAVYSSILK; encoded by the coding sequence ATGAATTCATCCACAACCCGCTTTTCTGATAGAGTTGAGAATTACATTAAGTACCGTCCTTCATATCCAGAAGAAATCATTTCTTATCTTGTAAAGGAAGGAATTTTAAAACCCGGATATGTTATTGCCGACATTGGTTCAGGAACTGGAATATCATCGGAAATATTTTTGAAAGAAAGTTATGAAGTCATAGGTGTTGAACCGAACAAAGAAATGCGTGAAGCAGCGGAGAAATTCCTTTCCGGGTATAAAAATTTTAAAAGTGTTGACGGAACTGCAGAAGAAACAACATTAACGAGCGATTCAATTGATTTAATAATCTGCGCGCAGGCATTTCACTGGTTTGATGTTGAAAAAGCACGAAAAGAATTTAAAAGAATTTTGAAACAGGGAAAATATGTATCACTTATCTGGAATGTCAGAAGAGAGGATACTGATTTTTTAAAAGATTATGAGTCGCTGCTTCAGAAATTCGGAACCGACTATAAGGAAGTGAAGCATAACAATATCACAAACGACGTAATCCGGAAATTTTTTGGAAGCGAAATGAATATTAAAGTTTTTTATAATGTTCAGCTGTTTGACTTTGAAGGTTTAAAAGGACGTTTGTTGTCTTCCTCCTATGCGCCGAATGAAAATGATCCAAAGAGTTCGATTATGCTAAAAAATTTAAAAGAAATTTTTGAAAAACATCAAACAAACGGAAAAGTAGCGTTTGAATATGATACTGCAGTTTACTCATCAATTTTAAAATAA
- a CDS encoding NAD(P)/FAD-dependent oxidoreductase codes for MEKITINGAGLAGSLLAIYLAQRGYAVDIFEKRPDMRVEDTGGGRSINLALSTRGIHGLKETGLYDEIKKICIPMYGRIIHDKEGNTTFLRYGKDDTEYINSVSRAELNKKLMDKAEEYENVKFYFNQRCAGINFQKNEVSYVNDKTTESNSITPEILIATDGVASPIRVKMLELPRFDFSQDYENYGYKELTIPAGKNGEHQIEKNALHIWPRGNYMLIALPNMDGSFTCTLFLAYDEALGGKNSFEYMQTPEKVLEFFEENFPDAKKLMTNVSKDFFEHPTGSLITIKCYPWVYNDKIALLGDSAHAIVPFFGQGMNAAFEDCVYLNEYIRKYNGDWKKIFAEYQQVRKINSDAIADLAQENFIEMRDLVATPRFQLKKKIEGELFKKFPDKFIPKYTMVTFMRLPYSVALERGKIQEQILNELSENKSNIDEIDWKKGEELVEKMLRKID; via the coding sequence ATGGAGAAAATTACAATAAACGGAGCCGGATTGGCGGGTTCTTTGCTGGCGATTTATCTTGCGCAGAGAGGATATGCAGTCGATATTTTTGAAAAACGTCCCGACATGAGAGTCGAAGATACGGGCGGCGGACGTTCAATAAATCTCGCGCTTTCAACACGCGGTATTCACGGTTTGAAAGAAACAGGTTTATATGATGAGATAAAAAAAATCTGCATTCCGATGTATGGAAGAATTATACATGACAAAGAAGGCAACACAACTTTTTTGAGATATGGAAAAGATGACACGGAATATATTAATTCGGTTTCGCGGGCAGAGCTGAATAAAAAATTAATGGACAAAGCAGAAGAGTATGAAAATGTTAAGTTTTATTTTAACCAAAGATGCGCGGGAATAAATTTTCAAAAAAATGAAGTGAGTTATGTTAATGACAAGACGACTGAGAGCAATTCGATTACTCCTGAGATTTTAATTGCGACTGATGGAGTTGCTTCTCCTATACGTGTGAAAATGCTCGAGCTTCCAAGATTCGATTTCTCACAGGACTATGAAAACTACGGCTACAAAGAATTAACAATACCTGCGGGAAAGAACGGTGAGCATCAAATCGAAAAGAATGCTTTGCATATCTGGCCGCGTGGAAATTATATGCTGATTGCGCTTCCTAATATGGACGGGTCGTTTACCTGCACGCTTTTTCTTGCTTATGATGAAGCACTCGGTGGAAAAAACAGCTTTGAATATATGCAGACTCCTGAAAAAGTTCTTGAGTTCTTCGAAGAAAATTTTCCCGATGCAAAAAAATTAATGACTAATGTATCTAAAGATTTTTTTGAACATCCGACCGGTTCGCTAATTACTATTAAATGCTATCCATGGGTTTATAATGATAAGATTGCATTGCTTGGTGATTCAGCGCATGCGATTGTTCCTTTTTTTGGTCAGGGTATGAACGCTGCATTCGAGGATTGCGTTTATTTGAATGAGTATATAAGGAAGTATAACGGAGACTGGAAGAAAATTTTTGCGGAGTATCAGCAGGTGCGAAAAATAAACTCTGATGCAATTGCGGATTTGGCGCAAGAAAACTTTATCGAGATGCGCGACCTTGTTGCAACTCCACGATTTCAATTAAAGAAAAAAATAGAAGGTGAATTGTTTAAAAAGTTTCCTGATAAATTCATTCCAAAATATACGATGGTAACTTTTATGAGGTTGCCTTACAGCGTTGCGCTTGAGCGTGGTAAAATACAAGAGCAGATTTTGAATGAATTAAGTGAAAATAAGTCAAATATTGATGAAATCGACTGGAAAAAGGGAGAAGAATTGGTTGAAAAAATGTTAAGAAAGATAGATTAA
- a CDS encoding 2TM domain-containing protein: protein MGLAFQAWGVFGKSQMFGSDWEEKKIQDYMNKGNKS, encoded by the coding sequence ATCGGACTTGCTTTCCAGGCGTGGGGTGTATTCGGAAAGTCGCAGATGTTCGGTTCAGATTGGGAAGAAAAAAAGATTCAGGATTATATGAACAAGGGAAATAAATCTTAA